The following are encoded in a window of Cryobacterium sp. CG_9.6 genomic DNA:
- a CDS encoding GntR family transcriptional regulator, whose translation MVISVAATSIVDAIAADLRTRLFAGELTAQVALTETDLAASYDVARPTAKAAIERLVSEGLLVRGAHKTARVAELGPDAVRDIYLARAYLECEVLRRLAATQTVPPDAVLANQQIAALTDASPLDLVEPDMRFHLSLIDAMGNERMSKMYRSLVSEVRLCMTRVQSLNLLSPGLIHSEHDMILDHIRHGQSEAAAHLLDDHLGRARERLAQALGGEAGPEAHVPDLPAR comes from the coding sequence GTGGTCATTTCCGTTGCGGCCACATCGATTGTTGATGCCATCGCCGCCGATCTGCGCACGCGCCTGTTCGCGGGTGAGCTCACCGCGCAGGTAGCGCTCACCGAAACCGATCTTGCCGCCTCCTACGACGTGGCCAGACCCACGGCCAAGGCCGCCATTGAGCGCCTCGTGAGTGAAGGGCTGCTCGTGCGCGGCGCGCACAAGACCGCACGCGTGGCGGAGCTTGGCCCCGACGCGGTGCGCGACATCTACCTGGCCCGGGCTTACCTCGAGTGCGAGGTTCTTCGCCGGCTCGCCGCCACGCAAACGGTGCCACCGGATGCCGTGCTCGCGAACCAGCAAATAGCCGCGCTGACCGATGCCTCGCCGCTGGATCTCGTGGAACCGGACATGCGGTTTCACCTCAGCCTCATCGACGCCATGGGGAACGAGCGCATGAGCAAGATGTATCGATCCCTGGTGAGCGAGGTGCGCCTGTGTATGACCCGGGTGCAGAGCCTCAACCTGCTCTCCCCGGGCCTCATCCACTCGGAGCACGACATGATCCTTGATCATATTCGGCACGGCCAGAGCGAAGCAGCGGCTCACCTCCTGGATGACCATCTGGGGCGCGCCCGTGAGCGCCTCGCGCAGGCGCTCGGCGGCGAAGCCGGACCCGAGGCGCACGTTCCCGACCTGCCTGCCCGCTGA